From Toxorhynchites rutilus septentrionalis strain SRP chromosome 2, ASM2978413v1, whole genome shotgun sequence, a single genomic window includes:
- the LOC129766964 gene encoding uncharacterized protein LOC129766964, translated as MDHNLRDLLKQERFLRKKFDTVRNFLHNFDADQHNCQLDVRLQRLEETFKEFQIVRQRIELLAEEESEQTPPEPKETEKEWAERVTGLNLAREEENWKVLSEMEEIFCTLKGEIMSLKQHERRSEPTVRSSTTEFGETSVGLSRMKLPDIRLPTFSGQLKEWMIFRDNFQNLIHRNNQLMPMDKFTYLRSSLIGEALKAIDSVELSAVNYEVAWTLLQNLYENRKLIVKAYLDALFAVESMKKESYDSLNRLISDFEMNLMMLDKVGEPTANWSTLLVHMMCTRLDGTTLRHWESHHNSKDVPSYEKLIQFLRNHCSVLQSVAGNKPVPMEDKRSKICISHMTTHTFNKCFFCGEASVPSVV; from the coding sequence ATGGATCATAATTTACGAGATTTGCTGAAGCAGGAACGGTTTTTACGCAAGAAGTTCGACACGGTACGAAATTTCCTACATAACTTCGACGCAGATCAACATAATTGCCAATTGGACGTTCGACTACAGCGGCTCGAGGAAACTTTTAAGGAGTTCCAGATCGTACGTCAAAGGATCGAGTTACTCGCAGAAGAAGAAAGTGAGCAAACACCACCCGAGCCTAAGGAGACGGAAAAAGAATGGGCAGAACGCGTAACCGGTTTGAACTTAGCCAGAGAAGAAGAAAATTGGAAGGTACTGTCCGAGATGGAAGAAATTTTCTGCACTTTGAAGGGTGAAATTATGTCCCTGAAGCAACATGAGCGTCGGTCAGAACCAACTGTAAGATCATCAACCACAGAATTTGGTGAGACATCGGTAGGACTATCTCGTATGAAACTCCCAGACATCCGCCTACCAACTTTCAGTGGGCAACTGAAAGAATGGATGATATTCCGTGACAATTTTCAGAACCTGATTCATCGAAATAACCAGTTGATGCCCATGGACAAGTTTACGTATTTGCGATCCTCACTGATAGGAGAGGCGTTAAAGGCAATTGACTCTGTGGAGTTATCAGCAGTTAATTATGAGGTGGCGTGGACGTTGTTACAAAACCTTTATGAGAATCGTAAATTGATTGTAAAAGCTTATCTAGATGCCTTGTTCGCTGTGGAGAGTATGAAGAAAGAAAGTTACGATTCACTGAATCGGCTAATCAGCGATTTCGAGATGAATCTCATGATGTTGGACAAAGTGGGGGAACCAACAGCTAACTGGAGCACATTGTTGGTTCATATGATGTGTACGCGACTAGATGGGACAACTCTCCGACATTGGGAGTCTCACCATAACTCCAAGGACGTGCCTAGCTATGAGAAACTAATCCAGTTTCTTCGAAACCATTGTTCGGTTTTACAATCGGTTGCTGGTAACAAGCCAGTACCGATGGAAGATAAGCGATCCAAGATATGTATCAGTCATATGACCACTCACACttttaataaatgttttttctgTGGAGAAGCGTCCGTGCCTTCCGTTGTATGA